DNA from Eucalyptus grandis isolate ANBG69807.140 chromosome 5, ASM1654582v1, whole genome shotgun sequence:
TCCAAATCATTGCTCTTGCGATTTTCAAATCCTTGAGAATCTAGGAAGTCATTCGAATATAATGTTCTCTAGCAAAGCTGCCTTCTAAGCACAACATTAAATTTCTAAGTTGAAATCATGCCGTCACACATATATAGACTGTTCTGCATTGTAATAAATTGGCAGATGCTGTAACTCAGCCATACCTCTGCATTCCAGACAGTGGTGCTTTTACAACCTTGAACCCTGACCTCCCTGTGAATGAAATTTCCTTATTCTAACTTCAAGGCTTGCCCATCTTTGGAACTCATTCTTGATGCAACAATTTTGCAGCTGCAGATCCGATATATCTGTACTCTTCCTTTCTTTATAACTTGGGCATGCAAGTGCGGTAGTACTTGCTGACTATTTAGCTAGGGATACTATGGAGTGTCTCTTCATTTCCTCGACAATAAACCTGTTAAATACTTATTCAAAGTGTTTTGCTTCACTATTTTGTTCACTGTTGGCTCGTTTAATGCATAAGATTTCTTGTAGGCTGGTGTCTTGATCTGCAAGTTTTGTTGTGACTTTGGACTAAAGTTGTTTGTGTCGCGATTCTCTCTAGGTTGGGTACTGTGGGGTCCCAACTGAGTTCCCTTAGGCAGAAGGCTGTTGCACTTAAAAGAATGGGATATATTTATCAGCAGAGACTTGAAAGAACATGTTCAGACCTCCAAAAAGCTGAAGCTGAGGTAAGCAAATCACAAAGCTTGTACTTTCAGTAAGCAAGACTTACCATTGTATTTTTCCTTGATATGCAAGTCATTGTATGTCACACTGAAGGTCGCCTTTAGTTGCACGTCTTGCTTTCATTATTGAAAACAGTTTAGTAATTAAAGGACCtgttttcctggaaaatggtAGAAATCTAGGGTGCATTTAAATCTAGAGGAGCTTATCTAGTTTCTGTTTTCATTGAGCATTGTCCGAGGATTCATTTTGATTTTCCACTTATATATGATATTTTGTCAGACATTTTCTTTGTTTGCcgatattttgtattttaacaTAGCTCTTTAACTGTGGCTggaatttagaaaatatattaagTGTGAAAAATATCATCACAAGATCTCAGGTGGTGTTTGGGTGCCTGTCTTGCGACACGTTTTTGGTTATTTACgtgattaataattaatttggaCACTATTGGGCTTCCTTGTTCTTCGTTCCTTTGATGAATATCTTTCCTTCTTGTCCGGGCTTGAGCTTTCTAAGgcttttgttttctcattctcaCTCTTTGAGTTGAAGGGTAAATTGATAAGGGAGATTCAGCTGGGTGCAAATTTAAGGGTGGAAAATATATTGCATCTGATAGACAACACCAGTGGAGTAAGTTAAGAACGTTATTTCAATCTGCAGGTGGATCTCCTAGGAGACCAGGTGGATACACTTTCGAATTTCCTGGACAAAGTTTATATCGGTTTGGATCACTACTCTCCAATCTTGCAACATTATCCTGGAGTAAGTTGACCTTGCTCTTTTTCGTTGCTGtatatgtttttaaaatttcaatggGATGGGATTTCATTAGTTAGTATGAAGTTCATATTATCTGAAGTGTACAactgataaaaaaaacttttgtgCACATTTATCACTGAATCTGATGTTACTATGAGAAATCATCACATATTCAAATCTGTCATATTTTCAATGTGTAATAGATCTGATGTTACATAGGACCGGAATGTCAATGGCTCTACATGTCTAGTGCAAGACATCTGCAGGTCTGAAGATGCATCTTTTCCAGtgaaatgatttcctttttttcctctgcttGAAGGGGTAGTGTCATGCTATATTTGATTCCAGACTTGGAGGCATTTTGTAAGTGAACTTGTGGGCAAGCaaactattgaaaaaaaatactCTCAGAAACATAATTTGTCCGTCCTCCGGGCAGTGTAATTATTTGTACTGGCCTGCCATCTGATATATACTTCAGATGGATTTTCTAATCCTTCACCCACTGGCTCTCCCTTTGCTTCTTGCAGATTATGGAGGTCCTGAAGCTTGTTCGAAAAGAGTTGACTGGGGAATCTTCAAGTTAATTTGATGGATTGTCAGATAAGTCGATGCTTCAAATAGAAGCTCAGACTGATAAAAACACTCCACGTATGCATTTTAGCTACATTAGTTCTTGTCAAATGGGAATGTGGACGCTGAACCGTCTACAAGATACCAAAATGTTCCTTTAACAGCTGTTCTCTTGgatctgaaaaataatttactcCTATGTATGGTTGAGTTTGAGCATTCTGTAGTAATATACTTCTCCTCCTTGTTTGCAGATCCCACGCTCTGATCTCCTTCTACAGCATCCACCTCTTTTGTCATTGTGGCAGTTCTGCAGCACCTCCAGTCAACAACTCGCCGTGCTGCCGCGGACATGGATCTTTTCTGTGGATAGTATGCCTTCTTTAAACGATTATCGCAAGATTATGACGTCATAAGGACAAATGGCTTCTGAAGGTACATAGACCCATCTAAATCAAAGGAAGAAACTAGGAAGACGCCAGCTGATTATTGTTATACAAAGGTGATGCCAGCCGATTTTTGTTGTTCCTCACTTTTGGTAGGATAATATCTGAATGTAACGTGAGATTTCAATGAGCATTGTACAAAGATCTCATTAAGTAACACCGATAACACCAACCTGCATGCCTTACCTTTATCAAAGCTATCCTATTCCTTAGTTCCCACTTAAAAATGTTACATCAACATAAGAACGTTGGCGGCTTGTCTGGTGTTCGAGAAATCAAAACTATTCACTCTCCGTTTCTGTGTACTCCGCTGATTCTGCTCTTCTAAGAATGGTGTTTTAGTATAGACGTTGTCCCTTGGAAATTCTATCCTATTCCAAACAAGGGAAGGTAGAAGAAAGTTGCTTGTGCACTTCTTCGTCAAATATGCCATATAGTGGGAGACCAATTGGGTTAGGTGAAATTGGTGATCTCACAAAAAGGGCTTAAACTAGAAATTTGGCTTCAAGTTTTAGGGGATGTAATACATGGCGGGTTGAAAATACGATGATAAGATCTTCTGCAACTGTTCATGTTCTCGTTTAAGTCATCGCAGTATGAATCAACTACCTGTCTTTCAGCCATTATAAAGAGTTAATTAGCCCAAATGCTTCTAGACATAACGCAACAAATTATGAAGACAAATGGGTGTTTGCAAGTCTGGTATCAATGACTCTTTCTGCAAAGACAGTGGAACCcaattcctctttttttgtCCAATCATGCTTGTCCTGAGTAGGGAATATACGGATGTCGGAATCAGCTTATGCTTGGCCCTCCTGGATTTTTCTTGTTTGGTCTTAAATGCAATTACTCAAGCTACTTATAGCCCCGTATGAAAGGAGAATGACTGAGTTTTACTTTGTCTAAAGTTCCAAATCTTGCTCAGAGAAAAACAGTTGATTCCGTGGAAGTGAATGTTACTCCATCCAACTCGAGTTGTCGAATTTCAATGTACTCCTAGGCTAACAGCACAATGTAGCATTGAAGTCGATGATATGGAAAGCATGCCGAAAGGCTAACAGCTCATGTTTCTTCTCCATACTTTCTTGTCACATAGTGGCGATTAGCTCAATGAGCATATTATAATAAAGAATGCATGGGACGAGAAAGGGAAAAACTCTAAAAatatcttaaaccttttaaatttatatcaatttagtcctaaacctttttttttgtaaaggtcctaaacctttttgtgccagtttaatcttaaacatttttatgttatgccaatttagtcctttcggccaattttggcctgaTTTTGCTAACTAGACACTGTCGGCTAACGTGGCATCATTGGCGCTAATatagacaacttttaataatattttaatatttttgaatttttattttattttattttattttattcttttttcttttattctttttccttttttcttttttccttctcctcctccttcctccaaccAGTCGCGGACttggcgaccggctagaggcaACGGCTTGCCCTTCCCAATGCTGGCTTTCACTTGAAAATTACTTCAAAATGATTGACAAACAATCTAGCATTTTTCTAAGGGGTTTTAGAAGCTAAAACCAAACACACAAGACCACTTGAGCATGTGAAGCCTCTCATATCTGAAAAATAGTGGTCAAAATCCAGGTTCAGTGGATCAACATGGTCCTATGATAGATCGGCCGGACTCATAGACAAAGAATTCTCTTGTCCTTGGGTTACGACACATTCACTTCCATATAATTCTCTTATTGGGACTACTAAGCACCAATCTACAACATGTGGTGGTACTCACTGCGCAATAAAAGTAAATCTACCAAGTCCGTCGCGATCCGCGACCCATTCCAACTAACATCCCTTTTGCAGGCAACATGAACTAATTGGGAAAAAGAGAATGAACCAGGGAATGAAATGAACCAACGCGCTCCTCGTCACTATTCGGGAAAAAGAGGATGAAATGGAACATGCTATACCGTGATGTGATGTGCTCTTTAGTCATCGTCACGTTCTTATAAGTTACAATAATGTACTTCGGACAAAACATGGATCTTCTGAGACAAATGGTAAGAAAAAGGCCATAATCATATTGGTTTCAACAGCTTCACACGGGGCTTTCTGATTCAGGAGCTGAGTCACTGAAACAAAAGGCTTTgttatatagagaaaaaaaaaatcacaagatgGGTGAAAAGAACAAAGCAAAATGTCTAGTGGATCAGGGCAATCAAAACACTCCCGCTAGCGACTGGGGGCCATAGCCACGACTGCATCCCCGCCACGtcgcttcttcttcccctccccGTGCCTCGAGCGCCTTGGAGCCTCATCCTCGCTTTCACTCTCTTCATTCCTTAAGCTGTTATCTTCCTGATGAGCTCGTGGTCCTGGCTGATATGATCTCTCATGATCAGCACCCTCACTTGGCCCCATTGACTCTTGATCCCTACCCTGGTCTGATCCTGCACCAGGAGATGGCCTTTGGTCTCTCTTCACTAACCTATTCGGGTTTTGAGA
Protein-coding regions in this window:
- the LOC120293312 gene encoding WPP domain-associated protein-like, which encodes MRLGTVGSQLSSLRQKAVALKRMGYIYQQRLERTCSDLQKAEAEVDLLGDQVDTLSNFLDKVYIGLDHYSPILQHYPGIMEVLKLVRKELTGESSS